A single genomic interval of Juglans regia cultivar Chandler chromosome 1, Walnut 2.0, whole genome shotgun sequence harbors:
- the LOC108992854 gene encoding 2-methylene-furan-3-one reductase-like — MAAPSSFTIPSHNKAWVYSEYGSAVDVLKLDPNLPVPEVKDDQVLVKVAAVSLNPVDSKWMSGFFKAPLPTVPGHDIAGVVVKVGSQVKNFKEGDEVYGDINEAALQPKRFGSLAEYTAVEERVLSLKPNSLSFVEAVSLPLAIETAYEGLERTGFSAGKSILVLGGAGGVGSHVIQLAKHVFGASKVAATASTGKLELLKSLGTDWAIDYTKENLEDLPEKFDVVYDTVGEVERAIKAMKEGGQVVTIVPQPAPATPPPPAFTFFLTSKGSILEKLKPYLESGKVKPVIDPKSPFPFSKTVEAFSYLDTNRATGKVVVYPIS, encoded by the exons ATGGCAGCCCCTTCATCTTTTACGATACCCTCCCACAACAAAGCTTGGGTCTACTCCGAATATGGAAGTGCTGTTGATGTTCTGAAACTTGACCCCAATCTTCCCGTCCCAGAAGTGAAGGACGACCAAGTGCTGGTCAAGGTTGCTGCTGTATCCCTTAATCCTGTCGATTCTAAGTGGATGAGTGGATTTTTTAAGGCCCCTTTACCC ACCGTTCCGGGACATGACATTGCCGGTGTGGTGGTGAAAGTGGGAAGCCAAGTAAAGAATTTCAAGGAGGGAGATGAAGTATATGGGGATATCAATGAGGCAGCTTTACAACCAAAAAGATTTGGCTCTTTGGCCGAATACACTGCCGTGGAAGAGAGAGTATTGTCTCTTAAACCCAATAGCCTAAGTTTTGTGGAAGCAGTTAGCCTTCCTCTGGCTATTGAGACTGCCTATGAAGGCCTTGAACGCACAGGATTTTCTGCTGGTAAATCCATCCTTGTTTTGGGAGGTGCTGGTGGAGTTGGGTCACATGTTATTCAG CTGGCAAAGCATGTTTTCGGTGCATCCAAGGTAGCAGCTACTGCAAGCACTGGGAAACTGGAACTGTTGAAGAGTTTGGGAACTGATTGGGCTATTGATTATACCAAGGAAAACTTAGAAGACCTTCCTGAGAAATTTGACGTAGTATATGATACAGTTG GGGAGGTTGAGAGGGCAATCAAGGCGATGAAAGAAGGTGGTCAGGTCGTGACAATAGTACCTCAACCAGCTCCAGCAactccaccaccaccagcatTCACATTTTTTCTCACTTCTAAGGGTTCAATCTTGGAGAAGCTGAAACCTTACTTGGAGAGTGGGAAGGTGAAGCCGGTCAtagacccaaaaagcccatttCCATTTTCCAAGACTGTGGAAGCATTTTCCTATCTGGACACTAACAGAGCTACTGGAAAGGTGGTCGTGTATCCCATCTCTTGA
- the LOC108992835 gene encoding 2-methylene-furan-3-one reductase-like, whose translation MAAPSSFTIPSHNKAWVYSEYGSAVDVLKFDPNVPVPEVKDDQVLVKIAAASLNPVDFKRMHGFFKATDSPFPTVPGFDVAGVVVKVGSQVKNFKEGDEVFGDINESALQPKRFGSLAEYTAVEERVLSLKPNNLSFVEAASLPLVIETAYEGLERTGFSAGKSILVLGGAGGVGTHVIQLAKHVFGASKVAATASTGKLELLKSLGADWAIDYTTENFEDLPEKFDVVYDTVGEVERAIKAMKEGGRVVTIVPQPPPATSPPPAFTFFLTSKGSILEKLKPYLESGKVRPVIDSKSPFPFSKTVEAFSYLDTNRATGKVVVYPIS comes from the exons ATGGCAGCCCCTTCATCCTTTACGATACCCTCCCACAACAAAGCTTGGGTCTACTCCGAATATGGAAGTGCTGttgatgttttgaaatttgaccCCAATGTTCCTGTCCCAGAAGTGAAGGACGACCAAGTGCTGGTCAAGATTGCTGCTGCATCCCTTAATCCTGTCGATTTTAAGAGGATGCATGGGTTTTTTAAGGCCACAGACTCCCCTTTTCCG ACCGTTCCGGGATTTGACGTTGCTGGTGTGGTGGTGAAAGTGGGAAGCCAAGTAAAGAATTTCAAGGAGGGAGATGAAGTATTTGGGGATATCAATGAGTCAGCTTTACAACCAAAAAGATTTGGCTCTTTGGCCGAATACACTGCCGTGGAAGAGAGAGTATTGTCTCTTAAACCCAATAACCTAAGTTTTGTGGAGGCAGCTAGCCTTCCTCTAGTTATTGAGACTGCCTATGAAGGCCTTGAACGCACAGGATTTTCTGCTGGTAAATCCATCCTTGTTTTGGGAGGTGCTGGTGGAGTTGGGACACATGTTATTCAG CTAGCAAAGCATGTTTTTGGTGCATCCAAGGTAGCAGCTACTGCAAGCACTGGGAAACTGGAACTGTTGAAGAGTTTGGGAGCTGATTGGGCGATTGATTATACCACGGAGAACTTTGAAGACCTTCCTGAGAAATTTGACGTAGTATATGATACAGTTG GGGAGGTTGAGAGGGCAATCAAGGCGATGAAAGAAGGTGGTCGGGTCGTGACAATAGTACCTCAACCACCTCCAGCAACTTCACCACCACCAGCATTCACATTTTTTCTCACTTCTAAGGGTTCAATCTTGGAGAAGCTGAAACCTTACTTGGAGAGTGGGAAGGTGAGGCCAGTCATAGACTCGAAAAGCCCATTCCCATTTTCCAAGACTGTGGAAGCATTTTCCTATCTGGACACTAACAGAGCTACTGGAAAGGTGGTCGTGTATCCCATCTCTTGA